One genomic window of Canis aureus isolate CA01 chromosome 15, VMU_Caureus_v.1.0, whole genome shotgun sequence includes the following:
- the TMEM139 gene encoding transmembrane protein 139 → MVPSQLWGRLEKPLLFLCCASFLLGLALLGIKPDIAPVAYFFLTLGGVFFLVCLLACSLEWGYRSRQTESTGASGNARDNEAFEVPTYEEAVVESQCRPQQSDQPPPYSSVVIPPGLEEGQPSHPEGPDRARLERRVGSEGSMTPQNSGRVPVSLRLRGPRVTSTVPDLQSLGVPPKLEPLTPPPAYDVSFGQPDDNVFFENNWTPP, encoded by the exons aTGGTGCCAAGCCAGTTGTGGGGGAGACTGGAGAAGCCGCTTCTCTTCCTGTGCTGTGCCTCCTTCCTCCTGGGGCTGGCTTTACTGGGCATAAAGCCAGACATCGCCCCTGTTGCTTATTTCTTTCTCACCTTGGGTGGTGTCTTCTTCCTTGTCTGCCTCCTGGCCTGTTCTCTGGAATGGGGGTACCGATCAAGGCAGACGGAGAGCACAGGGGCCTCAGGCAATGCACG TGACAATGAAGCCTTTGAGGTGCCAACCTATGAAGAGGCTGTGGTGGAATCACAATGCCGCCCTCAGCAGTCCGATCAACCACCGCCCTACAGCAGTGTTGTCATCCCCCCAGGACTTGAGGAAGGACAGCCTAGCCACCCAGAGGGGCCCGATAGAGCCAGACTGGAAAGGCGAGTGGGCTCAGAGGGATCTATGACCCCACAAAACTCTGGAAGAGTTCCAGTCAGCCTTCGGCTTCGGGGACCCCGGGTCACGTCCACTGTCCCTGATCTGCAGAGCTTGGGGGTGCCCCCCAAATTGGAGCCCCTGactcctccccctgcctatgaTGTCAGCTTTGGTCAACCTGATGacaatgttttctttgaaaacaacTGGACGCCCCCTTAA